The segment AATGATTGAACTGGTGTTCCTTGTGAATCCCTGGACACATCGTGTGAACAACTTGGTGCTAAGTCTGGATCAGGCCTGTCTGTCACAAACGAAGGAGCGAAATCGGCATCCTGAAATATTTCCCTATTATAAGGATGTATTCCACATTTCTCAAATCCTTGTTGGATATTTCTTGGCGTTGTGGCAGTGGGAAAAGCTATCTTTAAGATTGAGGGAATATCATAGATTGACATAGGCTTAACTGTGCTCTCTGGTGTTTTGTTGTTCCTCAACCATGCATCCATTGCCGTATTGATCTGTTTTTTGAGTGGGGCAAAAGCACTTCGATCAAGTGGCTGAAGGCGATGAGTGCAGTGAGGTGGGAACGATAGCATTACAATGCCATTTTCTTTGGCAAAATCTAAACAGTCAGGAGCTAAATGCGACTGATGATTGTCTAGAAGGAGGAGGATAGGTTTCTCTGGGCTCGaacgaatacaagaaacaaaatgcttaagaaaaaGCAAGAACTCTACCTCCGTAGTCCAGccagacttatttgcagcacCTATACATCCAGTTGGACCATCTCTGATGAAGTGATCATAATACCTTACCCTAGGAAAAATAAACATAGGAGGGATAGCATTTCCAGCAGCATTTACTGCTACAGTTAGAGTAACTAACTGCCCTCGTTCAGATGATGTCATTGCTCCAATTTGTTTTACCCCCTTTCTTGCTACGATTTTTGAAGGATTCTGGACAGTAGTGACCCCGGTCTCATCTACATTCCAAATGTCATTAGCTGTGAAAGAATGGCGATCATAAACTTCAGAGAGTTtgtcaaaaaattttgaaacgttGGCACGATTAAAACTAGAAGCCCTTCCCAAACTAGTTGCCTCTGGAGTCCGAATGGAAAGGTCTGGGTGGCGCTTTAAAAAGGAAGAGAGCCAATCTGCACCTGCTAGTTCTTTGTCACTCCATGTGTTTGGCATGGGAACATTATACTTCTTCCCACATAAGAATGCAAGATGACGTACATCACGTGGAGTGAGtccaaaatatatgtcagaacaTGTTTTTATGTAGGAAACAAGAGCGATCTCTTGCAAAGGTGTAAATACCTGTCTGTTCCCATAATAACCAGCCAAAGGTTTCCACTCCTCTCGAAAATTAATATCGACTGCATTTAAACCTGAAACAATAGAAAAACCATACAGGCCTatgttaattttgctcctgttttcacataagaaaatctaaactacgcaaaaccatatttttgtactaatacaataaaaaacgttTACAACCCATTGTTGAGAcgtatttatgttagaaatcaagcagatgtaattaagaaaattcattaatgaatgcaacttacgtttgtttttcttttttatgtacctcCCAAGTGTCACATGGCAGATGTTGTACGTTTTCGCAGCATGCCTAACAGATCTTCCTTCTCTTACAACTTCAGCTGCTTTCTCCAACATGTCAATAGAATATTTTCCTTTGTCGGTTTTTCTTTTGTAGTTACGcatctgaaattaaaatttgactggaagttattaattacatctacaagataaaaccgtttaaaatgtattttttttctttcataaaagacTTAAAAGGAACAATAAATTAGGAAAACGTGGTCacggggtaggttgtaacagtacgtggggcaggttgtaacagattaatttcgctgttacaacctaccccatgtgacatcattatagaaaacatttaattttaccataTAGTTTGTATTTGTTTCCAATGCCAACAAAACATATCAGAACCTAAAGCTTAGGAGATTATTTTGCCCCGAAGACATTTTCTAAACTCCCTATACATTACGTACAATACGAATGTCagtcaaacaaacaatatttacttacctcgtccaaaaacaaatttttccttCTTGTCGCCAGTGAAATCGTCCGACTGCCACAGTGTTACCACTCGCACTGAAGGCATCATAATGTGCCTTGATGGCTGAAACGATGATACGCTCTTGTGGCTGGTCGTGGAACTATTCgccctgttacaacctgcccctgttacaaccagccccggtctcccctatatacATGAACTTTTTAACCAAATATTTGGTTAAATGAAATGATTATGTATGCAACATATAGGTATTACTAATTTTTACGTCATtaggaaaataatataaaaaactttGACAGCTTCTTTGTAGGGTAATGTAAACATTGAACATATTTTTATGAGTCGTTCTGAAGGAACTCGTTTAGTGTGGCGAATGTTGAGGTACAGCACACGTGGAGTAACAAATTTGTGTCCCCCGACACTAGACGGCCTTTAAACCAGCATAACTATCAAAAACGCGTGTAATGGTGGACGTTAAGTCGGTAGACATTGCTTAGGTTATAAGGTCACTTAGCTTTTTACGTTTTCAAACTTAGATATAGGAAGTTTTCAATATTTTGTGACTTGTTCACAAAAACAcgtactgcattaaaaaaaatcgtcGTTTTATACCAAATTTTAACGGAAGCTGATGTCTGTTTTTggatagaatttttaaataaaataacgtgTCGTTTCCATCAGCATGCTCCAGTAGTTATACTGGTAAATCGCAAAACAATGCCACAGCCACGCGCAGAAGACAAGAAGTTGCCACGTCATCACGAGTACACGGTGTCGACTCCCTGATGTCAGTGCGAACTAGCGATGCATTATAAAGTCCAGGCAATCCGTAGGCTACTTACTCGAAAACATAAAGAACCAATTTCAAATGCAACCAACAACAATGGAGATGTCATCAAAGCATCTGgagatgtaaaaaataatttacataggTATATGTtagatatatataataatttaatttcaatggatatttattttgaattttaatgtgaaagtaaatatgtattattaatataattgttattatttttttaataatttgtgtaaaaaaatatgtaaacctACGCAGTATGTTCTTTGaaggattcttgcaatggggaaaaataaatttaaaactttttttctgaaCACACGTCATTGCTGGTCTACACTGCATGTGATAGAGAAACCACAAGCATGGACGaagagatgaatacacaaacacagcaGCAGGGACAGCATAGATAATTCCGTGGAATGAACAGGTCCTCTGTGTTCTATGTGCTGTCTGTGCATTTgacttttgacatcggctgacttcggattttttttttgtgtattcatctctTTTTAGCTGTGCTCGCGGTTTCTCTATTATAAAAAATGTGGACCAGCAATGGCGCatataccaacaaaaaaaattctttttgaaATAAACGGTGATGAAAAGACGCTTAACTGACGTGAACTTCAAGACTGTGGTATACGTAGTCCTCAAACACTGAGAATACAGGAAGAAAAGGACAAAGAAGACAAGTTCTGGTGGTGAGGTGAGAATAATCACTGAATCCTGCCAAACTCTCATTACCGGAATTAACTCCACAAACGTTATAACAAAGAAGTCGGTGTCTTTTGCCAATTGGCTGCGGATACTCTTTAACTTCCAATCGAATGGCACACTCTCATGCAGTTTCAATATTGTAACTatgtaattaaatactttttttttgctgaaaactAACATTTCTAAGATTAGTCCTTCAGTATAATAAAAAAAGAGAGTACAAGAA is part of the Bacillus rossius redtenbacheri isolate Brsri chromosome 8, Brsri_v3, whole genome shotgun sequence genome and harbors:
- the LOC134535327 gene encoding uncharacterized protein LOC134535327, whose protein sequence is MRNYKRKTDKGKYSIDMLEKAAEVVREGRSVRHAAKTYNICHVTLGRYIKKKNKRLNAVDINFREEWKPLAGYYGNRQVFTPLQEIALVSYIKTCSDIYFGLTPRDVRHLAFLCGKKYNVPMPNTWSDKELAGADWLSSFLKRHPDLSIRTPEATSLGRASSFNRANVSKFFDKLSEVYDRHSFTANDIWNVDETGVTTVQNPSKIVARKGVKQIGAMTSSERGQLVTLTVAVNAAGNAIPPMFIFPRVRYYDHFIRDGPTGCIGAANKSGWTTEVEFLLFLKHFVSCIRSSPEKPILLLLDNHQSHLAPDCLDFAKENGIVMLSFPPHCTHRLQPLDRSAFAPLKKQINTAMDAWLRNNKTPESTVKPMSIYDIPSILKIAFPTATTPRNIQQGFEKCGIHPYNREIFQDADFAPSFVTDRPDPDLAPSCSHDVSRDSQGTPVQSFSNCSHTPEKFSPEVVLPLPKVAPRKRKGGRKTRKSAILTDTPEKKAIEEEFAKRGTPGLIKIKGNVSQTRMPAKSTPKRSLKRRSAECSSSEEESECFCLVCLESFSTSKPGEEWVRCLNCQLWSHFSCAKKSKMYISHNCQSDEISE